From Juglans regia cultivar Chandler chromosome 6, Walnut 2.0, whole genome shotgun sequence, the proteins below share one genomic window:
- the LOC109005607 gene encoding uncharacterized protein LOC109005607 — protein MKNGNIGGSKRKLPCKGLSGFLKEGRGRLYIFRRCIIMLLCWHD, from the coding sequence atgaagaatGGTAATATTGGAGGCTCTAAGAGAAAGCTTCCATGTAAAGGGCTTAGTGGTTTTCTTAAAGAAGGAAGAGGTAGGCTTTACATATTCAGAAGATGTATTATCATGCTTCTCTGCTGGCATGATTAA